The Andrena cerasifolii isolate SP2316 chromosome 15, iyAndCera1_principal, whole genome shotgun sequence genome includes a window with the following:
- the Crh-bp gene encoding corticotropin releasing hormone binding protein, with protein sequence MTSDGSPSWLSRLLIVAGLLDATSAIIKGNTDYQHYQQQLPGDHFAKDFYRSSLKDGLLSSYSRFKPITDCMFVTSEPGSFIYTAKTDDEEVCGVYFLADPDQKVEINFISFDVPCEHHALVSVVDGWELNGEVFPSEMDHRLPLKQRNDEFCGKNMGLRRTFLSSQNIAVIRYRIPKPGKGFTVLARFVKNPRPCNVLAASLSEPFTLRNYGRHINCTYIALYPGTVQVIALGVGVLNLFGSGRATETGTLRKCDETNPHDQVVIGGSYSLDTSKVQIVDSICGMDSKPDYRELVEYSVTSVRLISSGSFENSVTVQIQPLKDELLDANLNL encoded by the exons ATGACGTCGGATGGATCGCCGAGCTGGCTGTCCAGGCTGTTGATCGTAGCTGGTCTCTTGGACGCCACTTCCGCCATCATAAAAGGCAACACCGACTATCAGCACTATCAGCAACAG CTTCCTGGAGATCATTTTGCGAAGGACTTCTATCGCTCAAGCTTGAAGGATGGCTTGCTGAGCTCCTACTCGCGTTTTAAGCCCATCACAG ACTGCATGTTCGTTACGTCGGAGCCAGGATCCTTTATCTACACCGCGAAGACCGACGACGAGGAAGTCTGTGGCGTTTATTTCTTGGCTGACCCTGATCAGAAAGTGGAGATCAATTTTATCAGCTTTGATGTACCTTGCGAACACCATGCACTAGTCTCG GTTGTGGATGGCTGGGAACTGAACGGTGAAGTATTTCCCAGCGAAATGGACCATCGACTGCCACTGAAGCAAAGGAACGATGAGTTCTGCGGCAAGAATATGGGGCTGAGGAGAACGTTTCTGAGCTCGCAGAATATCGCTGTCATTCGATACAGGATCCCAAAACCTGGAAAAGGTTTCACAGTCCTGGCTCGGTTCGTCAAGAACCCTAGAC CTTGCAATGTCCTCGCAGCCAGCTTAAGCGAGCCATTCACCCTCCGCAACTATGGCAGGCACATAAATTGCACTTACATCGCCCTGTACCCAGGAACCGTGCAAGTTATAGCTCTCGGGGTTGGAGTCTTGAACCTGTTTGGCTCCGGTCGAGCCACTGAGACTGGAACACTGCGGAAA TGCGACGAGACGAACCCACACGATCAAGTAGTAATTGGGGGCAGTTACAGTTTGGACACGTCTAAAGTTCAGATTGTTGATTCTATTTGCGGGATGGACTCTAAACCAG ACTACCGCGAGCTCGTGGAGTACAGTGTCACCTCAGTGCGTTTAATATCGAGTGGCTCCTTCGAGAATTCAGTGACCGTGCAGATTCAGCCCCTGAAAGATGAGCTGCTCGACGCGAATCTGAATCTTTAA